ACGGAATGTGTCATCCTTTTTCCTAATAAGAAGGACCGGAGAGGAGAATGGACTGCTGCTCCACTGAATAATTCATTGATCCAACATGTCCTAGACCTGCCGCTCGATCTCGTTTTTCTGAAAATATGGGTAGCGATATGGTCTGACATTTATCGGTTTCGCGGCAGGTAATAGATGGACACGGTGGTCATACGCGCATACCGGTGGCATTCCCATCGGTGGGTCGAATACCGGGCGAAACCGCTCCAGAACTGCCCTCATGTCTTGTGGTAGTGTTGCGGTAAAATCCTCCTTCCCCAGGGCTGTATCCGACTCTGAAGCTGGTTCTAGCAACATAATCTTGTAGCATTCCAACATATGGTTGTCCGAGGTAAGGGAAGCCAATGAGGTAAGGGAAGCCAATGAGTGTAGATTGATCCCAAGGACTCGAGCCAGTCCATACCCAAAATCACATCCGGACCGTGGACTGGCAGAATGTGTAAATCTACCAAGAAAATCGACCCCTTCACTTCAATCTTTGTTAGTTTTGACACATGTGTGCATAGCAAGGCTTCTCCATTTCCCACATACTCTCTGAAGGGGCGAATCTCAGATAGGGGTAAGTGAAGTTTTTCGGTTATGTATGAATGCATAAAATCTCTGTGAGAATGTTGACTTCGTGGTTTTGGATTACACCCACAACCTTTAGAGGTCGAGACCCGCACCCCCCTTCCATACTATGAATATGGGAGACGTCCGCAACTATAGGTTCTTTGTGTTCATAGGTCTCCGTCTCTGTCTCCTCGAAGTCGTCCTCCTCATCGACATAGCAAAGAATGCGCTACTTACAAACGTGTCCAATCACCCACTTCTCCGGGCAGTGCCAGCACAAGCCAAGTCTGGACCGTTCAGATTTTTCCGCCCGAGAGACCCAAATATTGGTTATCGGTTGTTGCGCCGTGCCACATGCCGGCTGATCCGGGGGCTGCGTCGATCCGGAAACAGGCTGTCGGTTCTCGCGGCCCTGCCATGATCGCCGCGAGTTCATCCCCGGCTGTTGTTTACGGTCGGCCTCCATGTCTGTGAACTCCAGGGACAAGGCCATCGCCTCCGCCAACGATGCCGGCGAAGCAGCCATAGACGTTCTTGCATGTCCGGTTTGAGGCCTGCGACGAACAATGTGAATAGTTCGGATTCTGGGATCCCCCTGACCCTGTTGAGGTACTTTTCAAAAGTGTTGTGGTACTCCAGTACTGTGCCTGTTTGGGTCAGCTTGGCAATTAGACCATAATAATTCTTAAAGCTCTGCATGTTAAAACAGTGTCGTACGTCCTCCAGAAACTCCTGCCAAGTGACGAAATTTGTGTTCGCACAGTAATTAAATACCCATTCTGCCGCTGGTGGGTCAAATAACATCATGGCGTAATGAAGGCATTGTGCTTCGGGCATCATGAGATGATCAAAGTAATACTGCACTCTGGACACCTAGTTCGAGGCATCCGAACCGTCAAACCTAGGCGGTTGCATCTTCACTCTCTCCGGCTTATCCAACCGTGCGGCCTTCCCAGCAAGACGACGGACGATCCAGAGGTCGGTCGTTCCTGCTAGTGTAGAACCCCGGCTGTCGGACCCCCGGTGAATCCCAACGTGGTCCTCTCAGGTCGCGGCGGCCCCTCTCCTCCGACGGGTCGTTGCGTTGCCCATAATTAGGGTTTCTGTCACGGTATCCTTTCTCCGCCAATTTACGACGAAGATAATCGTCATACTCCAAATCATCAGCTTCGTCGAGACCCCATGGTGACTCGGTCTCGCACGCGGGTCGCGGTTCACGAAATTCTAGTCTCCAATCGGTCTCATCCTTCCATAAATCGATCTTGTCGATTTTCTCCATTATCCGATCGAGTTTGGATTGAATGGGGTCATCGTGGAGCGGGTCGTCCGTCAAACGATTCTCGAATTCGCCGTCGTCCAATGTCGCGCGTGGGAACCCTCCGCCATCGTAGCGGCCTCCGGTTGCTGTTCGTGGGGTAGGTGTCATGTCGCCCCCCCCTCCCACGTCGGTTTCCCTTTGTCGGTGTTGTAACGCTTGATGAGTTCACGGATGAAAGCACCAGTTGTTAGGGACACAATTCCCTAACGATGATCGGTGGCGGCTTGCTCGGTGATCAACGATTTTCCGGCGTCCTGGTCTAGGATTGTCGGTGGTTCTAGATTCTTCTGTGCGCGGAACTCCTCCGTCGGGCAGCGGTCAAActaaggtagagagaataattcACGATTTTGAGggcaaaataatatttcattcataattGTGAACCCTAGGCTTGATTCGACCTAATCCTATTCATCCTgggaaagaatcaacaaagaaaacccaaGACGGAGCTTATAGATATGCTCGACTCTTActgcaaaaataattaaaaggacaaaaacaaatatccaaaaaataacctaataaccaaaattaaataaaataaaaatagataactTCCGACAGACTACTTGGGAACGAAGTCGCCCAACTTCTCGGGCGGGCGCACGTTCCTCTTGGGCTTGGTCGTCGCAATGGAAGGCTGCTGTTGACACTGCTCGCGGTGGGTCTGTCCTACTTCCGGCGACGCCTCCTCGGCTAACTGGGTTTCCGGCGCGGGCTGGTCTAGGTCTGTATCAATATTcaactttctttctcttttaatttaatacttacacctaCTCTTTTTTAACTCAAATTAATCACATTAACCAATagctcctaaaatctcgtgccgactAAGAAACGTGTCACATTAgctgggacagagggagtatatagtagCCTATGGATTATAGTAAAAGCAAACTGTAATCAGgcatatataatgaaattgaagttatgttttactttaatattctaaaacgaaaaattgaatgattagggtaaatattttatctatgCGTAAATGTGTAACAGAATTacatatttacaattttatgtAATAGTGTTATTGAcaaaatacttcctccatcctaTTCAAGATAACAATATCTTAGGATCGACATGGACAAATTGTAAAGGAAAGATAAACAAGTTGAATGGGGTGGAGGGAGCAACAAGGTAagacaaaataacaaattcataaaaaaaggaaaaatagtAAGAAGTGgctattattttcatattttgtacatgaatataattttgtttgttatataGAAAATACAAGAATTGCATATCTAGTTTATGTTGCGAAGTGATTCAGTCAGGGgtataaataaaatggcaCCTCAtgttgattgttatttctttgaTGAAGTTCCGTGTACAAAAACTCCAGTATTCGATGAAATGacgaataaattttatatcgCTTTTATGTATATAGAATGCTCAAACTAAATTTGTCTGTTAATTTGAAGAAAGACTAAAAGGTGTTCAGATAAATTGTTAGTACTTGTTCTCGTTTTGATCACCAAATCATGATTAGAAATAGTTAGGAAGTTGttatttattgaagaaaaacGTTCATTTTAATAAACCATGTAGTATTACTTAAAAATTTGGTTTGTGCTTTCGAGATAATAacattttgttaataaaattttaaatacctATAGGACTATTAATGATTTGATCTGTTAAATATGGCTCATCACGAAGTTTTTTCCCATGTTTTGGGCTATACATGACCCAACTTCCTATTTTAGAATTCATTTTGTCACGTCAAACAAAGAAGATAAAACTTGGatcaaacaaaaacatcaaCTGCATAATTTCTTTCCCCTATTGGAACTACAATCTCACAACAAGTAACATCAAATTGAAAACATATTCTACTAGTAAAGATATTCATATCACATTAGGGTTAACACGAGCATAATTACGAATCAGGtcatttttctcaaatccTGCAACATATTTTTGATCAAAAAGAGCAAACGCTTCAATTTCTCCGTCTCTACTATCCATCAACGTCACGCCATTACAGAGAACCATAGTCTCTGATTCCGAGTGTTGCATAAAGAAGCCTGACAGCCACACAGGTTTCCCCCACCCAAAATCAACCTCATAAAAACCCATATTAACCCAACTACTAAAACAAAGCCAATTAGCTTGTTGAGGCATCTCATTCCTCAACTTCTCCAAATATTCATTCAAACCATCATTCCCCAAACGTCTCACAAACTCACCATCGATATTTGCTATCCCTCTTTTCACCTCCCACACCAAATCTGCCAACCCCTTTTCTTGAGGGCTGTTGCAAACAATCTTTGGTACCCACACCATATTACCAAAACTATCCTCCGGAAACGGGGGCAGAGCCCGTTTCCGGAGGTTGACCGCTGGAGTCAGCATGAAGGGTTTCTCGTCCATCCCGGATTCCTCTTCCGCCACAGCCTCCATGAAGCATTTCCACACCAAGGCCGTCACCACGTTCACGCGCGTGCTACTCAGTTGAGCCTTGAGAAAGGACAGAGCAGAGGCATCGAATACGTATCTTCTCGTCACAAACTTCCCACGACTCGAGTATTTAAGATAATTTAACATAGGTACCAGCTTGTTTGGGAGCGAGGGATTATGTGGGAAGGAAGATTGTGCGGTGCAAAGTAAGGGTGAAGGTTGAGAAAACCCTAATCCCCGTGCATTGGCAGCCCAGCATCGGAGAAATGTGGAGACCGAAGCCATATCTGCAATATAATGAGAAAAGGTAATAGACATGGCCAGGGACGGAGCCAGAAAATTATACTAGGAGGggcaaaaatattaacatacagataaataaatataaaaataatataaatatattaaaataatatagtatattattttagagGAGGGTAAGCCTATGCATATCTAAGGAGAGGGGcaagtaaaatatatttttatctaaatgAGAGGGGGCAATTTAgttaaatatgtatatacttaagttttataatatatatatctacATGGCTATAGAAAAATGAGGTGGGGCATTTACCCCTTCTCACTATACTATAGATCCGTCACTGGACATGGCAATGCCTCAACAGTCGAAACAGTTCACCTGAATCAGCATTacgtttttaaaaaatctttcATTTGGGATTTCACCTTGGTGACGTAGAATTGAAGGCCTTGATCGCTGCAATCGACGGAGAGGGCATCTCTGATGACTCCGGCAAAGGGATAGAAGGTTACCAGAGTATGAGGGCATCTCAGAGTGACTCCTTTAGATGTTGTATTCTGTCatcattgttgttgttgtcgtCGTCGCTGCAAAAGTATAAAACTAAGGGGACGTAGACACTAGGAATCATCTGATCTAACAGGGAAAGGTTGTAAATTCGAAGGTGATTGGGGGTTGGGGAAGATGGCTTTATTTTCTCAATGCTAATTACTTCCATtgtgatttttggttttttctactactctttttttttgtcattcaTCATCTTAATTTTTAGATCCCCTTTTATAGAGTATGTAATGACTGTATACTAGggcaattaattaattattcatatttagaGTACGTGTGTAAGTATGGGgcaattagttaattattcatattttcaagCGGTATTGAAGATAAGTTATGGCTACGTgctttttaaattcaatactAATCAATGAATTTCAACAATATTAGCTATATATTTGGGCTAATAAAAACCTAAAACAATACTTAGTAAATGGTGCCAACTTCAACCGGGCTACATATACTAACTAATtacatttgtatattttatttcataggGACGtgatgaaaactctaaatattgtacaaactcaaaactataatctggatcattgaaaaatgtcaacagatcacaaaaaaacatcaatgggaaaatgtcaatagaattTCAACAGTATTCAATGATTGATGCtgtgttgattttgtgttgattttgtgttgatactgtgttgacattaaaatcttgaaattttacactgtgttgatattgaattgaaactgtgttgacgCTGTGTtaaggagttttgagtttgtacaatatataagtttgcattttatcactacccttaTTTCATATATAGCTGCCGATTGCgcactaattaataaatactactacctccaccccaaattttgacacggtttgacccggcacgggttttaagaaatgtaatggaaagtgtgttgaaaaagttggtgggatgttgNNNNNNNNNNNNNNNNNNNNNNNNNNNNNNNNNNNNNNNNNNNNNNNNNNNNNNNNNNNNNNNNNNNNNNNNNNNNNNNNNNNNNNNNNNNNNNNNNNNNACGAGGGTTTCTCCCCTGACATCACTTGGGGTCGCCCCCTCTTCCATGGGTTCAGGGGTCGCACCCCTAAAATCCGTTGGGGTTTCATCCCCAGTCTCCATaagggtttccccctcagtcAATAATTCTcgaacaggggtttccccctcagcaactTCTACCACAACAGGGGacaacaggggtttccccctcaacaaTCCTTTCCacaacaggggtttccccctccacaACGTCTTCCAtaataggggtttccccctcagcatcTCTCTCACCCTCGGAGTTAGGGTTTCCGTTACCTTGTCGTTCGGCCTCCACAACTGTTTCGCCGTTCGTCTGCCCACCATCTTCCGGCCGTTCATGCGCAGCCTCTTCTTTATCCGCCTCCCGTGAAGCGGTTTCTGTATGTTGAGATCCAGAGTCTGGCACCCCGGTTGAATGTTGAGGCTTTTCTTCTTGGTGAACTGCGGGTTGTGCAGCTGAATCCGCTGGAATCGTCAGTGATGGTATGGCCGCCGTGAATGTCATTAGGCTGGCGTAGAAC
The nucleotide sequence above comes from Salvia hispanica cultivar TCC Black 2014 chromosome 5, UniMelb_Shisp_WGS_1.0, whole genome shotgun sequence. Encoded proteins:
- the LOC125191272 gene encoding stemmadenine O-acetyltransferase-like isoform X1; translated protein: MPSYSGNLLSLCRSHQRCPLRRLQRSRPSILRHQDMASVSTFLRCWAANARGLGFSQPSPLLCTAQSSFPHNPSLPNKLVPMLNYLKYSSRGKFVTRRYVFDASALSFLKAQLSSTRVNVVTALVWKCFMEAVAEEESGMDEKPFMLTPAVNLRKRALPPFPEDSFGNMVWVPKIVCNSPQEKGLADLVWEVKRGIANIDGEFVRRLGNDGLNEYLEKLRNEMPQQANWLCFSSWVNMGFYEVDFGWGKPVWLSGFFMQHSESETMVLCNGVTLMDSRDGEIEAFALFDQKYVAGFEKNDLIRNYARVNPNVI
- the LOC125191272 gene encoding stemmadenine O-acetyltransferase-like isoform X2, translated to MPSYSGNLLSLCRSHQRCPLRRLQRSRPSILRHQDMASVSTFLRCWAANARGLGFSQPSPLLCTAQSSFPHNPSLPNKLAQLSSTRVNVVTALVWKCFMEAVAEEESGMDEKPFMLTPAVNLRKRALPPFPEDSFGNMVWVPKIVCNSPQEKGLADLVWEVKRGIANIDGEFVRRLGNDGLNEYLEKLRNEMPQQANWLCFSSWVNMGFYEVDFGWGKPVWLSGFFMQHSESETMVLCNGVTLMDSRDGEIEAFALFDQKYVAGFEKNDLIRNYARVNPNVI